The following are encoded in a window of Pseudalgibacter alginicilyticus genomic DNA:
- a CDS encoding DUF5675 family protein, producing the protein MLLVLYRTYFPNGTQGTLQFNGKTICQTIELPWLENQRCVSCIPEGIYILQKRYSKRFKKHLHIKNVPGRNLILIHPANHAQKELKGCIAPVTKHIGIGQGSSSRKALKKLTDLVFPILDKNIQVELRITSTNLNDKKEVELKNIKL; encoded by the coding sequence ATGTTGTTGGTACTGTATAGAACTTATTTTCCTAATGGAACACAAGGAACACTCCAATTTAACGGTAAAACTATTTGCCAAACTATTGAGTTGCCTTGGTTAGAGAATCAACGTTGTGTTTCTTGTATTCCAGAGGGGATATATATTTTGCAGAAGCGTTATAGCAAACGATTTAAAAAGCATCTTCATATTAAAAATGTTCCAGGACGAAATTTGATATTAATCCATCCTGCGAATCATGCTCAAAAAGAATTAAAAGGTTGTATTGCTCCTGTAACAAAACACATAGGAATTGGTCAAGGTAGTTCCTCAAGAAAAGCACTCAAGAAATTAACTGATTTGGTTTTTCCCATATTAGATAAAAATATACAAGTGGAATTGAGAATTACCTCAACCAACCTAAATGATAAAAAGGAAGTTGAACTTAAAAATATAAAATTATGA
- a CDS encoding type I restriction endonuclease subunit R: MAKGIHTELTFETAIETSLLEDGGYVKGQSTDFNADLGIFPKYVIAFLKNSQPKQWEKLVNIHKDAVENKVIQRLLKELDTQGTLHVLRNGFTDYGVKFNMAFFRPESTLNPEAEVLYNKNHLAVTRQLYYQRKGKNSLDMVISLNGLPIATIELKNQFSGQNISNAKKQYQFDREATEPIFQFKKRTLVHFAVDADECEMTTKLAGKKTRYLPFNLGANNGAGNPVNPNGYRTAYLWEYVLAKDSFMDIIGKFLHLNVEVYELNGVKKKKETMIFPRFHQMEVVRKLTKDAKVKGAGQNYLIQHSAGSGKSNSIAWLSYRLSSLHNKQNQRVFDSVIVITDRKVLDSQLQNTIYQFEHKQGVVQKIDKNSQQLADAITAGSNIIITTLQKFPFIIEKIGELEAKKYAIIVDEAHSSQGGEGTKKLKEVLSAKSLEDAILEDVHSGLDEDAEDQIRKSMEARGKQDNLSFFAFTATPKPKTIEVFGTPNKEGIPKPFHLYSMKQAIEEGFILDVLQNYTTYKTYFKLSKEIEDDPKVNKKQASRAIGRFMSLHPHNLAQKTEVIIEHFRQVVSKKIGGKAKAMLVTGSRLHAVRYKEEFDKYIKDKGYTDIKTVVAFSGKVIYDVYPEGVTEVELNGFKEKELPQKFASDEYQLLLVADKYQTGFDQPLLHTMYVDKKLSGVKCVQTLSRLNRMHAGKEDTFILDFANDTEDILNSFQPYYELTTVEGTTDPNQLYDLKTEIEKGQVIWESEIDNFCNVFFKSAKALSAKEQGKLNAFIDPAIERFKQLPEENSKDDVIGTEITQDNFKHALQTFTKLYSFLTQIMPFSDVELEKLFTYSRFLLKKLPRKNQQDRFQLGDEVSLEYYRLQRVAEQNIAMESKGEYGLETIDGAGIRMNKEEQEALSEIINVLNNRFGTEFTAGDKLIFDQVIDDMVEDEKLAVQAKNNTIDNFKFGFNDAYLEKWIGRMEQNEDIFSKIMDNKEFDNIVRAYILKEVYERLNK, translated from the coding sequence ATGGCAAAAGGCATACATACAGAATTAACGTTTGAAACTGCTATAGAAACCTCTTTATTAGAAGATGGTGGTTATGTGAAAGGGCAATCCACAGATTTTAATGCAGACTTAGGAATTTTCCCAAAATACGTTATAGCGTTTCTTAAAAACTCGCAACCCAAACAATGGGAAAAGCTAGTTAACATTCATAAAGATGCTGTAGAAAACAAAGTAATTCAACGTTTATTAAAAGAGTTAGACACACAGGGTACATTACATGTATTGCGTAATGGTTTTACAGATTATGGTGTAAAGTTTAACATGGCATTTTTTAGACCAGAAAGTACGTTAAACCCAGAAGCTGAGGTTTTATATAATAAAAATCATTTAGCCGTTACCAGACAGTTGTATTACCAACGCAAAGGTAAAAACTCGCTAGATATGGTAATTAGTTTAAACGGTTTGCCTATTGCTACTATAGAGCTTAAGAATCAGTTTTCTGGTCAAAATATTAGCAATGCCAAAAAGCAATACCAATTTGATAGAGAAGCCACCGAACCCATATTTCAATTTAAAAAACGTACGTTGGTTCACTTTGCTGTAGATGCAGACGAATGCGAAATGACTACTAAATTAGCGGGTAAAAAAACAAGATACTTACCTTTTAATTTAGGAGCAAACAACGGAGCTGGAAACCCCGTAAACCCAAACGGCTACAGAACAGCCTATTTATGGGAATATGTTTTGGCAAAAGATAGTTTTATGGATATTATAGGTAAATTTCTACATTTAAACGTAGAAGTTTACGAGCTAAATGGTGTAAAAAAGAAAAAAGAAACCATGATTTTTCCAAGGTTTCACCAAATGGAAGTGGTACGTAAACTAACCAAAGATGCCAAAGTAAAAGGAGCTGGACAAAACTATTTAATTCAACATTCTGCGGGGTCTGGTAAGTCAAATTCTATTGCGTGGTTGTCTTATAGATTATCTAGTTTACACAACAAACAAAACCAACGTGTTTTTGATTCTGTAATAGTAATAACAGACCGTAAAGTATTAGACAGCCAATTACAAAATACCATTTACCAGTTTGAACACAAACAAGGTGTGGTTCAAAAAATAGATAAAAATTCTCAACAATTAGCCGATGCTATTACAGCGGGTTCTAACATCATTATAACCACCTTGCAAAAGTTTCCGTTTATCATAGAAAAGATTGGAGAACTGGAAGCTAAAAAATATGCCATTATTGTAGATGAAGCACATTCTAGTCAAGGAGGTGAAGGAACAAAAAAGTTAAAAGAAGTATTGTCTGCTAAATCATTAGAAGATGCTATTTTAGAAGATGTACATTCTGGATTAGATGAAGATGCCGAAGACCAGATTAGAAAATCTATGGAAGCCAGAGGAAAACAAGACAACCTCAGCTTTTTTGCGTTTACGGCAACACCAAAGCCAAAAACCATAGAAGTATTTGGAACACCTAACAAAGAAGGTATTCCAAAACCGTTTCATCTATACAGCATGAAACAAGCCATTGAAGAAGGTTTTATTCTAGATGTACTACAAAACTATACCACCTATAAAACATACTTCAAACTATCTAAAGAAATTGAAGACGACCCAAAGGTAAATAAGAAACAAGCATCTAGAGCTATTGGTCGTTTTATGTCTTTGCATCCGCATAATTTAGCACAAAAGACAGAAGTTATTATTGAGCATTTTAGACAAGTAGTCTCTAAAAAAATTGGTGGTAAAGCTAAAGCTATGTTGGTAACGGGTTCTAGATTACATGCAGTACGTTACAAAGAAGAATTTGATAAATACATAAAAGACAAAGGTTATACAGACATTAAAACAGTCGTAGCTTTTTCTGGAAAAGTAATTTATGATGTTTATCCAGAAGGTGTAACAGAAGTGGAACTAAATGGATTTAAGGAAAAGGAATTACCTCAAAAATTTGCTTCAGACGAATACCAATTATTACTGGTTGCCGATAAATACCAAACAGGATTTGACCAACCATTATTACATACCATGTATGTAGATAAAAAATTATCTGGAGTAAAATGTGTACAAACCTTATCCAGATTAAATAGAATGCACGCTGGTAAAGAAGATACCTTTATTCTAGATTTTGCAAATGATACCGAAGACATTCTAAATTCTTTTCAGCCTTATTACGAATTAACAACCGTTGAAGGAACTACAGACCCAAATCAGTTATATGATTTAAAAACTGAAATTGAAAAAGGTCAAGTTATCTGGGAATCTGAAATTGATAATTTTTGTAACGTGTTCTTTAAATCAGCAAAAGCATTATCTGCTAAAGAACAAGGTAAACTAAATGCGTTTATAGACCCCGCAATAGAACGTTTTAAGCAATTACCAGAGGAAAACAGTAAAGACGATGTAATTGGAACAGAAATTACGCAAGATAATTTTAAACATGCTTTACAAACGTTTACAAAACTGTATTCTTTTTTAACGCAAATTATGCCGTTTAGTGATGTAGAACTAGAAAAACTATTTACTTACTCTAGATTCTTATTGAAGAAGTTACCTAGAAAAAACCAACAAGATAGATTTCAATTAGGTGATGAGGTTTCTTTAGAATATTACAGATTGCAACGTGTAGCAGAACAAAATATTGCTATGGAAAGTAAAGGTGAATATGGTTTAGAAACCATAGATGGTGCTGGAATCCGTATGAACAAAGAAGAACAAGAAGCTTTATCTGAAATTATAAATGTATTGAACAATAGATTTGGAACAGAGTTTACAGCTGGAGATAAACTAATTTTTGACCAAGTTATAGATGATATGGTTGAGGATGAAAAATTAGCCGTTCAAGCCAAAAACAATACTATAGATAATTTTAAGTTTGGGTTTAACGATGCTTATTTAGAAAAGTGGATAGGAAGAATGGAACAAAATGAAGATATTTTCTCTAAAATCATGGACAACAAAGAATTTGATAATATAGTAAGAGCCTATATATTGAAAGAAGTTTATGAACGATTGAATAAATAA
- a CDS encoding restriction endonuclease subunit S, protein MKKYETYKDSGVEWIGEIPEHWEITSIKYIGSIVSGYSFKSDDFTEKGVRVMKISNIQTMRIDWTDDSYLPNDFLNKYSRFIVRKGDLVFALTRPIISTGIKAAIIDENIDILLNQRNAVLKPSNNLVTEWMYYMIFNESFKQHFESLIDNTGQQPNISSTDIGNINIPFPSLEEQTQIANYLNHKTAQLDTLITKKEQLISLLQEERTAMIDNFLQPKDDWNSVPIRYLIMGGYLKQQDGNHGELHPIASEYTENGIPFIMANHLVNEKIDFENCKYISEERASKLRIGFAKEGDILLTHKGTLGRVAIVEGISTEYVMLTPQVTYYRCLNGLDNRYLKLFFQSSKFQNEMKFIGGEGTTRAYVGLLAQRNIVVDFPNEINEQKRIVEKIEFTLNINSDLINKLSLEIELLKEYKTALISEVVTGKVDVREEVLAQ, encoded by the coding sequence ATGAAGAAATACGAAACATACAAAGATTCTGGAGTAGAATGGATTGGTGAAATTCCAGAACATTGGGAAATAACTAGTATAAAATATATTGGTTCAATTGTTAGTGGATATTCTTTCAAAAGTGATGATTTTACAGAGAAAGGTGTTAGAGTAATGAAAATATCTAACATTCAAACAATGAGAATTGATTGGACAGATGATTCTTATTTACCTAATGATTTTTTAAACAAGTATTCTAGGTTTATAGTTCGTAAAGGAGATTTGGTATTTGCTTTAACGCGACCAATTATTTCGACTGGTATAAAAGCAGCTATAATCGATGAAAATATTGATATATTATTAAATCAAAGAAATGCAGTTTTGAAGCCAAGTAATAATCTAGTAACAGAATGGATGTATTACATGATATTTAATGAATCATTTAAACAACATTTCGAAAGTCTAATTGATAACACTGGTCAACAGCCTAACATTTCGTCTACTGATATTGGGAATATAAATATTCCTTTTCCCTCTTTAGAAGAACAAACCCAAATAGCCAATTACCTCAACCACAAAACAGCACAATTAGATACCTTAATTACTAAAAAAGAGCAGTTAATTAGCTTATTACAAGAAGAACGTACTGCCATGATTGATAACTTTCTACAGCCTAAAGATGATTGGAATTCTGTACCAATTCGTTATTTAATAATGGGAGGATATTTAAAACAACAAGATGGAAACCATGGAGAACTTCATCCTATTGCTTCTGAATATACAGAAAATGGTATACCATTTATCATGGCTAACCACTTAGTAAATGAAAAAATAGACTTTGAGAATTGTAAGTATATTTCGGAAGAACGAGCAAGTAAATTACGAATTGGATTTGCTAAAGAAGGGGACATCCTTTTAACCCACAAAGGTACTTTAGGAAGAGTTGCTATCGTTGAAGGTATTTCAACTGAATATGTAATGCTTACACCTCAAGTAACCTATTACAGATGCTTAAATGGTTTAGATAATAGGTATCTAAAATTATTTTTTCAATCATCGAAATTTCAAAATGAAATGAAGTTCATAGGAGGTGAAGGAACAACGAGGGCATATGTCGGGCTTTTAGCTCAAAGAAATATTGTTGTTGATTTTCCTAATGAGATTAATGAACAAAAGAGAATAGTTGAAAAAATAGAATTCACATTAAATATTAATAGTGATTTGATTAATAAACTTTCATTAGAAATAGAACTTCTAAAAGAATACAAAACCGCTTTAATTAGTGAAGTAGTTACGGGTAAAGTAGACGTAAGAGAAGAAGTGTTAGCACAATAA
- a CDS encoding type I restriction-modification system subunit M, whose amino-acid sequence MNNIKESANFIWSIADLLRGDYKQSDYGKVILPFTVLRRLDCVLQATKAEVLKKHEQVKTMNIQNLDPILNKVAGYNFHNASLFDFDKLIADPNNIASNLRNYINGFSEEAREIIEQFEFDNQITKLDEANLLFMVLKRFQEIDLHPEQISSMEMGYMFEELIRKFAEISNETAGEHFTPREVIRLMVNLLFMNDREILTQKGIVKTIFDCCAGTGGMLSVAEEYLNELNPDARLEVFGQELNPESYAICKSDMLIKGQKPDNIAKGNSLKSKDDVKLKGDQFINHKFDYLITNPPFGVKWGKVQKEVTEEHNSLGHGGRFGAGLPSVSDGSFLFLMSLMSKMKPKDQGGSRLAIVFNGSPLFSGSPSSKKNESSIRQWIIENDLLEAVIALPNQLFYNTGISTYIWIISNNKAEKRKGKVQLINAVDYFKKMSKSLGDKRNELSDQHIQDITKLYGDFEANEHCKIFDNKDFGYAKVTVERPLMKNGKVVKDSKGNPKSDAKLRDTENIPLKEDIQEYMKREVLPHVPDAWVDEKKTKIGYEINFTKYFYQYKPLRSLAEIKADILALEEETDGLIKTVMN is encoded by the coding sequence ATGAACAACATAAAAGAATCTGCAAATTTTATTTGGTCTATAGCAGACTTATTAAGAGGTGATTACAAACAAAGTGATTACGGTAAAGTAATATTACCTTTTACAGTTTTAAGGCGTTTAGATTGCGTTTTACAAGCAACAAAAGCTGAGGTTCTAAAAAAACACGAGCAAGTAAAAACAATGAATATACAGAACTTAGACCCTATTTTAAATAAGGTAGCTGGGTATAATTTTCATAACGCTAGTTTGTTTGATTTTGATAAACTTATTGCAGACCCAAATAATATAGCATCCAATTTACGAAACTACATTAACGGATTTTCAGAAGAAGCCAGAGAAATTATAGAGCAGTTTGAATTCGATAACCAAATTACAAAGCTAGACGAAGCCAATTTACTGTTTATGGTGCTTAAACGTTTCCAAGAAATAGATTTACACCCAGAACAAATTTCAAGCATGGAAATGGGCTATATGTTTGAAGAACTAATAAGAAAATTTGCTGAAATAAGTAACGAAACTGCTGGAGAACACTTTACACCTCGTGAAGTAATCCGTTTAATGGTAAATCTATTGTTTATGAACGATAGAGAAATTTTAACGCAAAAAGGAATCGTAAAAACTATTTTCGATTGTTGTGCTGGTACTGGAGGAATGTTATCTGTAGCCGAAGAATACCTCAACGAATTGAATCCAGATGCGAGATTAGAAGTTTTCGGACAAGAACTAAATCCAGAATCGTATGCTATCTGTAAGTCCGATATGTTAATCAAAGGACAGAAACCAGATAACATTGCTAAAGGAAACAGTTTAAAAAGTAAAGACGATGTAAAACTAAAAGGCGACCAGTTTATAAATCATAAGTTTGATTATTTAATTACCAACCCACCCTTTGGAGTAAAATGGGGAAAAGTACAAAAAGAAGTTACCGAAGAACATAATTCTTTAGGGCATGGTGGTCGTTTTGGTGCTGGTTTACCTTCTGTAAGTGATGGTTCGTTTTTATTCTTAATGAGCTTAATGTCTAAAATGAAACCTAAAGACCAAGGGGGTTCTCGTTTAGCTATTGTATTTAATGGTTCTCCATTGTTTTCTGGTTCACCAAGTAGTAAAAAGAATGAAAGTAGCATACGCCAATGGATTATTGAAAACGACTTGTTAGAAGCCGTTATAGCACTACCTAATCAATTGTTTTACAATACGGGTATCAGTACATATATTTGGATAATTAGCAACAATAAAGCAGAAAAACGCAAAGGAAAAGTACAACTAATAAATGCTGTAGATTACTTTAAAAAAATGAGTAAATCTTTAGGTGATAAACGTAACGAATTATCAGACCAGCACATACAAGACATTACCAAATTGTATGGCGATTTTGAAGCCAACGAACATTGTAAAATATTTGATAATAAAGATTTTGGTTATGCCAAAGTAACCGTAGAACGTCCTTTAATGAAAAACGGTAAAGTAGTTAAAGACAGTAAAGGCAATCCTAAATCAGATGCTAAGTTACGTGACACCGAAAACATTCCGTTAAAAGAAGATATACAAGAATACATGAAACGTGAAGTATTACCACACGTGCCAGATGCTTGGGTAGACGAAAAGAAAACCAAAATTGGTTACGAAATTAATTTTACCAAATATTTCTACCAATACAAACCGTTGAGGTCTTTAGCAGAAATTAAAGCCGATATTTTAGCTTTAGAAGAAGAAACCGATGGTTTAATTAAAACGGTGATGAACTAG
- a CDS encoding Fic family protein yields the protein MADFDRTIPYNSLPLLPPKKTLETTKVLRKTIDASRALAKLNGMLTNLPNPTLFLDTIHLQEAKASSEIENIITTNDDLYKSLVADKKFDNPATKEVISYKEALWNGLRDIEKRPFISTNLCIEIVQSIKKNTASIRNTPGTALKNAKGETIYTPPTGEAVIREKLANLETFINENDTIDPLIKMALMHYQFEAIHPFSDGNGRTGRILLLLYLKLEKLLDTPAIYLSEFIIKNKADYYNKLREVTENNDWESWILYMLEMVEYTAKKGLKRLKDVTVLMEQMGTEIKEKLPKAYTKELVEILFRLPYTKRQFLIDEKLGTPKTVGNYLIALEETGFLTSEKVGKEKLYLNHRLMAVLEQA from the coding sequence ATGGCAGATTTCGATAGAACCATACCTTACAATAGCTTACCGCTATTGCCTCCTAAAAAAACATTAGAGACCACTAAAGTTTTACGTAAAACTATTGATGCCAGTAGAGCATTAGCAAAGCTTAATGGTATGCTCACTAATTTGCCAAATCCAACATTATTTTTAGACACGATTCATTTACAAGAGGCAAAAGCAAGTTCTGAAATAGAGAATATAATAACTACTAATGACGATTTATACAAATCTTTAGTTGCAGATAAAAAGTTTGATAATCCTGCTACAAAAGAAGTAATTAGCTACAAAGAAGCTTTGTGGAATGGTTTACGTGATATTGAAAAACGTCCTTTTATTTCTACAAACTTATGTATTGAAATAGTGCAAAGCATTAAAAAAAATACAGCGAGCATTAGAAATACTCCTGGTACTGCTTTAAAGAATGCCAAAGGAGAAACTATTTATACACCCCCAACAGGAGAAGCTGTTATTAGGGAGAAATTAGCCAATTTAGAAACGTTTATTAATGAAAATGATACCATAGACCCATTAATAAAAATGGCATTAATGCATTATCAATTTGAAGCTATACACCCTTTTAGTGATGGTAATGGTAGAACAGGACGTATTCTTTTATTACTCTACCTAAAACTAGAAAAACTGTTAGATACACCTGCTATTTATTTAAGTGAATTCATTATAAAAAACAAAGCAGATTACTATAATAAATTACGTGAGGTTACAGAAAATAACGATTGGGAATCGTGGATATTGTATATGCTAGAAATGGTAGAATACACTGCTAAAAAAGGACTAAAACGTTTAAAAGACGTAACTGTTCTAATGGAACAAATGGGAACTGAAATTAAAGAAAAACTACCTAAAGCATATACAAAAGAATTGGTGGAAATACTATTTAGATTACCATACACCAAACGACAATTTTTAATTGATGAAAAATTAGGAACGCCTAAAACAGTAGGGAATTATTTAATCGCTTTAGAGGAAACAGGCTTTTTAACTTCCGAAAAAGTAGGTAAAGAAAAATTGTATCTCAATCATAGGTTAATGGCTGTTTTAGAACAGGCTTAA
- a CDS encoding DUF1989 domain-containing protein, with amino-acid sequence MSSINVIPPQSGAAFKISKGDVLTVIDPLGKQVSDMVLFNNADKKEKISSGKTMDFEETILLSKGNFLWSNRSQKMMEIIEDTNGRNDFLLAPCSPETFKIMYNNPSYHPSCLENLNKNLLQFHIDLDEIPTAFNIFMNVQFDKEGKLKVLPPTSKQGDLIRFKAEMDLIVGLTACSAEDSNGGVFKPIHFIVTTSKSVAKDIINFNQQ; translated from the coding sequence ATGAGTTCTATAAACGTAATACCACCTCAATCGGGTGCAGCTTTTAAAATAAGTAAAGGAGATGTGCTAACAGTTATTGATCCACTTGGAAAACAAGTAAGTGATATGGTACTTTTTAATAACGCAGATAAAAAGGAAAAAATTTCTTCTGGGAAAACAATGGATTTTGAAGAAACTATTTTGCTAAGCAAAGGAAATTTTTTATGGAGCAATCGTTCGCAAAAAATGATGGAGATAATAGAGGATACTAACGGTAGAAATGATTTTTTGTTGGCACCATGTAGTCCAGAAACGTTCAAAATTATGTACAATAACCCTTCGTACCATCCAAGTTGTTTGGAAAATTTAAATAAAAATTTGCTTCAATTTCATATTGATCTTGATGAAATTCCTACAGCTTTTAACATTTTTATGAATGTTCAATTTGATAAAGAAGGCAAACTAAAAGTGCTGCCTCCAACATCAAAACAAGGTGATTTAATTCGTTTTAAAGCTGAAATGGATTTGATTGTAGGATTAACGGCATGTTCCGCAGAAGATAGTAATGGGGGCGTTTTTAAGCCTATTCATTTTATTGTTACAACTTCGAAAAGTGTTGCTAAGGATATTATAAATTTTAATCAGCAATAA
- the gntA gene encoding guanitoxin biosynthesis heme-dependent pre-guanitoxin N-hydroxylase GntA: MNPQESNNIKLEYKHFIINKNHPCVMANSVFTMDNYKLNIYDDINSEEIISAVLLNIENYLNNYDYESKEFQSLIICFKNNKFKTELEFENALWNFLQRLHNYDDAPWDESVSSDPNDPNFSFSIKNKAFYIIGMHPESSRLARKAPYCTIVFNLHYQFEKLREMGAYERVKKRIRSRDKELQGFINPVLADFGLDAETKQYSGRNVEKDWKCPFHNKK; encoded by the coding sequence ATGAATCCACAAGAATCAAATAATATTAAACTTGAATATAAACATTTTATCATTAATAAAAATCATCCTTGTGTTATGGCCAATAGCGTGTTTACAATGGATAATTATAAATTAAATATTTATGATGATATTAATTCAGAAGAAATTATAAGTGCTGTTCTTTTAAATATTGAAAATTATTTAAATAATTATGATTATGAATCTAAAGAATTTCAGTCTTTAATTATATGTTTTAAAAACAATAAATTTAAAACGGAGTTAGAGTTTGAAAATGCCTTGTGGAATTTTTTACAAAGGCTTCATAATTATGACGATGCTCCATGGGATGAAAGTGTAAGTTCGGATCCTAATGACCCTAATTTTAGCTTTAGTATTAAAAATAAGGCTTTCTATATTATTGGGATGCATCCAGAAAGTTCAAGACTAGCACGAAAAGCACCTTATTGTACGATAGTTTTTAATTTACATTATCAATTTGAAAAATTAAGAGAAATGGGGGCCTACGAAAGAGTAAAAAAAAGAATCCGTAGCCGCGATAAAGAATTACAGGGGTTTATAAACCCAGTATTAGCCGATTTTGGTCTGGATGCAGAAACAAAGCAATATAGTGGAAGAAACGTGGAAAAAGATTGGAAATGTCCCTTTCATAACAAAAAATAA
- a CDS encoding DUF421 domain-containing protein translates to MVDLADILIKAWSNLFDTTTNSLLLIFLTSIGIYVAVILYTRIAGKRSFSKMSSFDFAMTVAVGSMIATTILSKSVSLLEGGVGLIMVYGLQLIAATFRRYKWFRQFIDNQPTLLMDGEILLHDNMKAVRVTEGDLRSKLRESNVAKLSEVKAVIFETTGNLVVVHKDHNCPVDDWILKDVKR, encoded by the coding sequence ATGGTAGACTTAGCTGATATTTTAATAAAAGCGTGGAGTAATCTTTTTGATACAACAACAAATTCATTGCTGTTAATATTTTTAACCAGCATCGGAATTTATGTAGCCGTTATTCTTTACACTCGTATAGCAGGAAAAAGAAGTTTTTCAAAAATGTCAAGTTTTGATTTTGCGATGACTGTTGCTGTAGGATCCATGATTGCCACTACAATATTATCAAAGTCTGTTAGTCTTTTGGAAGGAGGTGTTGGTCTTATTATGGTATACGGACTTCAATTAATAGCAGCAACATTTCGTCGTTATAAGTGGTTTAGACAGTTTATTGATAATCAACCAACTTTACTGATGGATGGTGAAATTTTATTGCATGATAATATGAAGGCTGTAAGGGTTACAGAAGGTGATTTACGGTCTAAATTACGAGAATCTAACGTTGCAAAATTATCAGAAGTAAAAGCTGTGATTTTTGAAACCACAGGTAACTTAGTTGTAGTTCATAAGGATCATAATTGTCCAGTAGATGACTGGATTTTAAAAGATGTTAAGAGGTAA
- a CDS encoding YqaE/Pmp3 family membrane protein translates to MSLITIMLNILLPPLAVFIKHGIGGTFFISLILTLIGWIPGVIHAFLVNGK, encoded by the coding sequence ATGTCCTTAATAACTATAATGCTCAACATTTTACTGCCACCATTAGCCGTTTTTATAAAACATGGTATAGGTGGTACATTCTTTATTAGCTTAATTCTTACGCTTATTGGTTGGATACCAGGTGTTATACATGCCTTTTTGGTTAATGGAAAATAA